One stretch of Streptomyces peucetius DNA includes these proteins:
- a CDS encoding ABC transporter permease gives MSESTSTVSMANTAPKKGGGRRKLSLPVVLLIIAGGLALFSLVRVISGANDLTSVGQVSGALQLAVPIGLAGLGGLWAERAGVINIGLEGMMILGTWFGAWAGYQWGPWTGVVLGIVGGALGGLLHAVMTVTFKVNHIVSGVAITILATGLTRYMSNFTFAETPGGSSKQSPRIDAIDRITIPGLSDGLGDLQAKHWFFVSDLAGVLGGLVTNLSLLTVVALLLVPGTWWVLWRTGFGLRLRSCGENPVAAESLGVNVYKYKYIAVIVSGGLAGLGGAFLAIITGIYQEGQTGGRGYIGLAAMIFGNWMPGGMALGAGLFGFTDSLKLRGGAVNVHAMLLLLAILLLIAVVWMLYRKKYVQAVVSAVFSALLFAWYALTDELPSQFVDAAPYVATLLVLAVSAQRLRMPKANGQPYFKGQGK, from the coding sequence ATGAGCGAGTCGACGAGCACCGTCTCCATGGCGAACACCGCGCCGAAGAAGGGCGGCGGCCGCCGCAAGCTGTCCCTGCCCGTCGTCCTGCTGATCATCGCGGGCGGCCTCGCGCTGTTCTCGCTGGTGCGGGTCATCAGCGGCGCGAACGACCTCACCTCCGTGGGCCAGGTCTCCGGCGCCCTCCAGCTCGCCGTGCCGATCGGTCTCGCCGGTCTCGGCGGACTCTGGGCCGAGCGGGCCGGTGTCATCAACATCGGTCTCGAGGGCATGATGATCCTCGGCACCTGGTTCGGTGCCTGGGCCGGCTACCAGTGGGGCCCGTGGACGGGTGTCGTCCTCGGCATCGTCGGCGGCGCGCTGGGCGGCCTGCTGCACGCGGTGATGACGGTGACCTTCAAGGTCAACCACATCGTCTCCGGTGTCGCCATCACCATCCTGGCCACCGGCCTGACCCGGTACATGTCGAACTTCACCTTCGCCGAGACCCCGGGCGGCTCCTCCAAGCAGTCCCCGCGGATCGACGCCATCGACCGCATCACGATCCCAGGGCTCTCCGACGGGTTGGGCGACCTCCAGGCCAAGCACTGGTTCTTCGTCTCCGACCTGGCGGGCGTGCTCGGCGGCCTGGTCACCAACTTGTCGCTGCTGACCGTCGTCGCGCTGCTGCTCGTGCCGGGCACCTGGTGGGTGCTGTGGCGTACGGGCTTCGGTCTGCGACTGCGCTCCTGCGGTGAGAACCCGGTCGCCGCCGAGTCGCTCGGCGTCAACGTCTACAAGTACAAGTACATCGCCGTGATCGTCTCCGGTGGACTGGCCGGCCTCGGTGGCGCGTTCCTCGCGATCATCACCGGCATCTACCAGGAGGGCCAGACCGGCGGCCGCGGCTACATCGGTCTCGCCGCCATGATCTTCGGCAACTGGATGCCGGGCGGCATGGCGCTGGGCGCGGGCCTGTTCGGCTTCACCGACAGCCTCAAGCTGCGCGGCGGAGCGGTGAACGTCCACGCGATGCTGCTGCTGCTCGCCATCCTGCTGCTGATCGCGGTGGTCTGGATGCTGTACCGGAAGAAGTACGTGCAGGCCGTGGTCTCGGCGGTGTTCTCCGCGCTGCTGTTCGCCTGGTACGCGCTGACCGACGAGCTGCCCAGCCAGTTCGTCGACGCTGCGCCGTACGTCGCCACGCTGCTGGTGCTCGCGGTGTCCGCACAGCGGCTGCGCATGCCCAAGGCCAACGGGCAGCCGTACTTCAAGGGCCAGGGCAAGTGA
- a CDS encoding thymidine phosphorylase encodes MDVISVIRTKRDRGELSPEQIDWVIDAYTRGEVADEQMSALAMAILLNGMNRTEIARWTAAMIASGERMNFDTLSRPTADKHSTGGVGDKITLPLAPLVAACGAAVPQLSGRGLGHTGGTLDKLESIPGWRALLSNEEMLHVLDTTGAVICAAGDGLAPADKKLYALRDVTGTVEAIPLIASSIMSKKIAEGTGSLVLDVKVGTGAFMKNIDDARELASTMVALGTDSGVKTVALLTDMSTPLGLTAGNALEVRESVEVLAGGGPADVVELTLALAREMLDAAGIKDADPAKALADGSAMDVWRRMIAAQGGDPDATLPVAREQHVVTAPSSGVLTRLDAYDIGIAAWRLGAGRARKEDPVQAGAGVELHAKPGDTVTAGQPLLTLHTDTPEKFDYALQPLGAAYDIAEPGTEFTANPIVLDRIA; translated from the coding sequence ATGGACGTCATCTCCGTCATCCGCACCAAGCGGGACCGCGGCGAGCTGAGCCCCGAGCAGATCGACTGGGTGATCGACGCCTACACCCGTGGCGAGGTCGCCGACGAGCAGATGTCGGCGCTGGCCATGGCCATCCTCCTCAACGGCATGAACCGCACCGAGATCGCCCGCTGGACCGCCGCGATGATCGCCTCCGGCGAGCGGATGAACTTCGACACGCTCTCCCGCCCCACCGCGGACAAGCACTCCACCGGCGGCGTCGGCGACAAGATCACGCTGCCACTCGCCCCGCTGGTCGCCGCCTGCGGCGCGGCCGTGCCCCAGCTGAGCGGCCGCGGCCTCGGCCACACCGGCGGCACGCTCGACAAGCTGGAGTCCATCCCCGGCTGGCGGGCCCTGCTCTCCAACGAGGAGATGCTGCACGTCCTCGACACCACCGGCGCGGTCATCTGCGCCGCCGGCGACGGCCTCGCCCCCGCCGACAAGAAGCTCTACGCCCTGCGGGACGTCACGGGAACCGTCGAGGCGATCCCGCTGATCGCCTCCTCGATCATGTCGAAGAAGATCGCCGAGGGCACCGGCTCGCTCGTCCTCGACGTCAAGGTCGGCACCGGCGCCTTCATGAAGAACATCGACGACGCCCGCGAACTGGCTTCCACGATGGTCGCGTTGGGCACCGACAGCGGCGTGAAGACGGTCGCCCTGCTCACCGACATGTCCACCCCGCTCGGCCTGACGGCCGGCAACGCCCTCGAGGTCCGCGAGTCCGTCGAGGTTTTGGCGGGCGGCGGCCCCGCCGACGTCGTCGAGCTGACCCTCGCGCTCGCCCGCGAGATGCTCGACGCCGCCGGCATCAAGGACGCCGACCCGGCGAAGGCCCTCGCCGACGGCTCCGCGATGGACGTCTGGCGCCGCATGATCGCCGCGCAGGGCGGCGACCCCGACGCCACGCTGCCCGTCGCCCGCGAGCAGCACGTCGTCACCGCCCCGTCCTCGGGCGTCCTGACCCGCCTCGACGCCTACGACATCGGCATCGCCGCGTGGCGCCTCGGCGCCGGCCGGGCCCGCAAGGAGGACCCGGTCCAGGCGGGGGCGGGCGTCGAGCTGCATGCCAAGCCCGGCGACACCGTGACCGCCGGCCAGCCGCTCCTGACGCTCCACACGGACACGCCGGAGAAGTTCGACTACGCCCTCCAGCCCCTGGGCGCCGCCTACGACATCGCAGAGCCGGGCACGGAGTTCACCGCAAACCCGATCGTGCTGGACCGCATCGCCTGA
- a CDS encoding STAS domain-containing protein has product MQPIVMYIAGRVAPGDAARLCEELTALLRDAGTTASPGTAWDDDLAPGGSGAAADTAPDPDAAAGDGVARRCRAEVVCDVGGLARTSLAVVDVLARLQLTARRHGTRIRLRNAPPDLVALLGLVGLSGRDGLGESTVRAGPY; this is encoded by the coding sequence ATGCAGCCAATCGTCATGTACATCGCCGGGCGGGTCGCACCAGGCGATGCCGCACGCCTGTGCGAGGAGTTGACCGCCCTCCTGAGGGACGCCGGCACGACGGCCTCACCCGGAACGGCTTGGGACGACGACCTGGCGCCGGGCGGCAGCGGAGCGGCGGCAGACACGGCGCCGGACCCGGACGCGGCGGCGGGAGACGGTGTGGCGCGGCGCTGCCGGGCCGAGGTGGTGTGCGACGTGGGCGGGCTCGCCCGGACGAGCCTCGCCGTCGTCGACGTGCTCGCCCGTCTCCAGCTCACCGCCCGCCGCCACGGCACCCGCATCCGCCTGCGGAATGCCCCGCCCGACCTCGTCGCCCTGCTCGGCCTCGTCGGGCTGTCCGGGCGAGACGGGCTGGGGGAGTCCACCGTGCGGGCCGGGCCCTACTAG
- a CDS encoding transporter, with product MVGVFVGLKVALLHSSLRRSRSRAVGFVVGTTAAVVGSCWTSVHLAGARPANEAADLTVLVFTGLAVAWLALPLSFGGGGDESADPTRLVVLPVRPRALITGATAAALVGPGPLCSLILVVGAATGAARATGGSSAAAGAAVVASVLMLLLCVIASRAVLASFARALTGRRGKDAAALGGVLTAVGGYAAYLLLSTAGSGPQLPSFVVRMLRWSPPGWIADSIRAAAEGRAAVVLAEAAAAVALTALLMVWWHRSLNRLMTTVDASTAQAVRERGARSGTMARLLTSSRTLLIAHHQFTLFLRAPRHRMTLIAALAYALLFPVVCVPVGAKSPYVAVGGAWVFGLTAPGVLFAMDGSAIWSNIATLRTRAQARAELAGRMLPQVALIVPWVTATAVVVALLTGRGDQLAAALGLTFALLGLTFAIGMVISVYWPYPYPEDPFEVSAPGQNGGYHTANFAGTLIGLLAVSPFVVGAVVLEGSPHSWLLLPLGTAYGVLAVVITLRSMARRLHARAPEVLTALRAS from the coding sequence ATGGTTGGGGTCTTCGTCGGGCTGAAAGTCGCCCTCCTGCACAGCAGTCTGCGGCGCAGCAGGTCCCGGGCCGTGGGGTTCGTCGTCGGGACGACCGCCGCCGTCGTCGGCTCCTGCTGGACGTCCGTGCACCTGGCCGGGGCTCGCCCGGCGAACGAAGCGGCCGATCTCACGGTGCTCGTCTTCACCGGCCTCGCCGTGGCATGGCTCGCGCTGCCGCTGTCCTTCGGCGGGGGCGGTGACGAGAGCGCCGACCCGACGCGGCTCGTGGTCCTCCCCGTACGCCCTCGTGCACTGATCACCGGCGCCACCGCCGCCGCGCTCGTCGGCCCGGGGCCGCTGTGCTCACTGATCCTCGTCGTGGGCGCCGCGACCGGGGCCGCCCGTGCAACCGGAGGGTCCTCGGCCGCGGCAGGGGCGGCCGTGGTGGCGTCCGTCCTGATGCTGCTGCTGTGCGTGATCGCTTCGCGTGCCGTACTGGCCTCCTTCGCGCGGGCGTTGACCGGGCGGCGCGGCAAGGACGCGGCGGCGCTGGGCGGCGTCCTGACGGCGGTCGGCGGCTATGCCGCGTATCTGCTGCTGAGCACGGCCGGTTCCGGTCCGCAGCTGCCGTCCTTCGTGGTCCGCATGCTCCGTTGGTCGCCGCCGGGCTGGATCGCGGACAGCATCCGAGCCGCCGCCGAGGGGCGGGCGGCGGTCGTGCTGGCGGAGGCGGCGGCCGCCGTCGCGCTGACGGCGCTGCTGATGGTCTGGTGGCACAGGTCGCTGAACCGGCTGATGACCACCGTGGACGCGTCGACGGCCCAGGCCGTCCGGGAGCGAGGCGCGCGTTCGGGAACCATGGCCCGGCTGCTGACGTCGAGCCGCACGCTGCTGATCGCCCATCACCAGTTCACGTTGTTCCTGCGCGCGCCGCGGCACCGGATGACGCTGATCGCCGCGCTGGCCTACGCGCTGCTGTTCCCTGTGGTGTGCGTGCCCGTCGGGGCGAAGAGTCCGTACGTTGCCGTCGGCGGTGCCTGGGTGTTCGGACTGACCGCCCCGGGCGTGCTGTTCGCGATGGACGGGTCGGCGATCTGGAGCAACATCGCCACGCTGCGTACGCGTGCGCAGGCCCGGGCCGAACTCGCGGGCAGGATGCTGCCGCAGGTGGCGCTGATCGTCCCGTGGGTCACCGCGACGGCCGTGGTCGTCGCGCTGCTCACCGGGCGGGGCGATCAGCTCGCGGCGGCCCTCGGACTGACCTTCGCGCTGCTGGGGCTGACGTTCGCCATCGGCATGGTCATCAGCGTCTACTGGCCCTACCCGTACCCGGAGGACCCCTTCGAGGTGAGCGCGCCCGGGCAGAACGGCGGCTATCACACGGCCAACTTCGCGGGCACCCTTATCGGCCTGCTCGCCGTCTCCCCGTTCGTCGTCGGTGCGGTCGTGCTGGAGGGGTCACCGCATTCCTGGCTGCTGCTGCCGCTGGGTACGGCCTACGGCGTGCTCGCGGTCGTGATCACGTTGCGCTCGATGGCCCGTCGGCTGCATGCGCGGGCGCCGGAGGTTCTCACCGCGCTGCGGGCCTCCTGA
- a CDS encoding ABC transporter permease, whose translation MKKFDKDRLLLALAGPALALVVAFLLTSVVLLVSDLSPTEPYRLMVEQIEFTDVQVLILNQTGIYYLAALAVAIGFRMNLFNIGVDGQYRLAVMLAAVVGAAVELPGPLHILLIVLVAMAVGAFWAGIAGVLKTTRGVSEVVSTIMLNAIATSLIAWMILPANLGVRPEGSNDLNTGIIAESGWFPGLSLDGGTIYGFTFVAFALGIVYWFVLNRTRFGFDLRATGASTTAAQASGVDAKKMVLTAMLISGAMAGLAGMPMLLGQTHTYSLSFPVGVGFTAIGIALLGRNNPIGIFFASLLFAFLDKTAEGIGLEGYPKELATIMQGLIVIAVVVSYELVRQYGLRRQQQKVGEELAAQARKKKEVAA comes from the coding sequence ATGAAGAAGTTCGACAAGGACCGGCTGCTCCTGGCCCTGGCGGGTCCGGCGCTCGCCCTGGTCGTGGCCTTCCTGCTCACCTCCGTGGTGCTGCTCGTCTCGGACCTCAGCCCCACCGAGCCGTACCGGCTGATGGTCGAGCAGATCGAGTTCACGGACGTCCAGGTCCTGATCCTCAACCAGACCGGCATCTACTACCTGGCAGCCCTGGCCGTCGCCATCGGCTTCCGGATGAACCTGTTCAACATCGGTGTCGACGGCCAGTACCGCCTCGCGGTCATGCTCGCCGCCGTCGTCGGCGCAGCGGTGGAACTGCCCGGTCCGCTGCACATCCTGCTGATCGTGCTCGTCGCCATGGCCGTCGGCGCCTTCTGGGCCGGCATCGCGGGTGTCCTGAAGACCACCCGCGGCGTCAGCGAGGTCGTCTCCACGATCATGCTCAACGCCATCGCGACCAGCCTGATCGCCTGGATGATCCTGCCGGCGAACCTCGGTGTGCGGCCGGAGGGTTCCAACGACCTGAACACCGGGATCATCGCCGAGTCCGGCTGGTTCCCCGGCCTGTCGCTCGACGGCGGCACGATCTACGGCTTCACCTTCGTCGCCTTCGCGCTCGGCATCGTGTACTGGTTCGTGCTGAACCGCACCCGGTTCGGTTTCGACCTGCGCGCCACCGGCGCCAGCACGACCGCCGCCCAGGCGAGCGGTGTCGACGCCAAGAAGATGGTCCTCACCGCCATGCTGATCTCCGGTGCCATGGCGGGCCTGGCCGGTATGCCGATGCTGCTCGGCCAGACCCACACGTACAGCCTGAGCTTCCCGGTCGGTGTCGGCTTCACCGCCATCGGCATCGCGCTGCTCGGCCGCAACAACCCGATCGGCATCTTCTTCGCCTCGCTGCTCTTCGCCTTCCTCGACAAGACGGCGGAGGGCATCGGCCTGGAGGGTTACCCGAAGGAGCTCGCGACGATCATGCAGGGCCTGATCGTGATCGCGGTCGTCGTGTCCTACGAGCTGGTCCGCCAGTACGGGCTCCGCCGTCAGCAGCAGAAGGTCGGCGAGGAGCTTGCCGCGCAGGCCCGCAAGAAGAAGGAGGTCGCGGCATGA
- a CDS encoding ABC transporter ATP-binding protein, with the protein MQDSAFRTLLRHARPHRRGLVTGALLAAAGSVAGLAQPLVAKSFVEALAADAPVTRQMLLLALLIAGGALAAALGMYAVERSAESVVLGARRRLVGRLPRLRVAELERRPPGDLISRVTADSTLLREAATSNLVDTLVGAVTLAGMLGLMAWLDGVLFLAVLGVVLAVGSCTAVVMPRISRAGQEAQAALGELGSGLERLLGAIRTVKANGAEHREIRSLEQAADSAWRSGVRAAGWTAVAGTSSGLVVQLAFLTVLGLGGARVASGAMDVASLIGFLLYLFYLVGPVAQLAGGVGGLQAGVAAVRRIHEVLDLETEEDAYGPGRVPEADPDAMGAALAFDDVVFRYREDGPAVLDGASFEVPSGGLTAVVGPSGAGKSTLFALLERFYDAEHGSIRVDGHDVRDWDPAELRRTIGYVEQDAPALAGSLRDNLLFAAPGATDADLERVLHQVGLRPLVDNLPEGLDTRVGHRGSALSGGQRQRVAIARALLRRPRLLLLDEATSQLDALSEAELKDVVSRIARSTTVLVVAHRLSTVVGARRILVMENGRVRAVGSHSDLLRDDSLYRRLAATQGLAPETGHVPALVSRPSGDRPHEPA; encoded by the coding sequence ATGCAGGATTCCGCCTTCCGTACGCTGCTGCGCCATGCCCGCCCGCACCGCAGGGGTCTGGTCACGGGAGCCCTGCTCGCCGCGGCCGGCTCGGTGGCGGGGCTGGCACAGCCGCTGGTGGCCAAGTCGTTCGTGGAGGCGCTGGCCGCCGACGCGCCGGTGACCCGGCAGATGCTGCTGCTGGCGCTGCTGATCGCCGGCGGGGCGCTGGCCGCGGCGCTCGGCATGTATGCCGTCGAACGGTCCGCAGAAAGCGTGGTGCTGGGCGCCCGCCGACGGCTTGTGGGGCGGCTGCCGAGGCTGCGTGTCGCCGAACTGGAGCGCCGTCCGCCGGGGGATCTGATCTCGCGGGTGACGGCCGACTCCACGCTGCTGCGTGAGGCGGCGACCAGCAATCTGGTCGACACACTGGTCGGCGCGGTCACCCTGGCCGGGATGCTGGGTCTGATGGCGTGGCTCGACGGCGTCCTGTTCCTCGCGGTGCTGGGTGTCGTTCTCGCCGTCGGAAGCTGCACGGCCGTGGTGATGCCGCGCATCAGCCGGGCCGGCCAGGAGGCGCAGGCGGCTCTCGGTGAACTCGGCTCGGGTCTGGAGCGTCTCCTCGGAGCGATCCGTACCGTGAAGGCGAACGGCGCCGAGCACCGCGAGATCCGGTCGCTGGAGCAGGCGGCGGACAGCGCCTGGCGATCCGGGGTCCGAGCGGCGGGCTGGACCGCTGTCGCCGGGACCTCCAGCGGCCTCGTGGTGCAGCTCGCCTTTCTCACCGTCCTCGGGCTCGGCGGTGCACGGGTGGCGAGCGGGGCGATGGATGTCGCGTCGTTGATCGGCTTCCTGCTCTATCTCTTCTATCTGGTCGGTCCCGTCGCCCAGTTGGCCGGCGGAGTGGGCGGTCTGCAGGCGGGCGTGGCCGCGGTGCGCCGTATCCACGAGGTGCTCGATCTGGAGACGGAGGAGGATGCCTACGGCCCCGGGCGGGTACCGGAGGCCGACCCGGACGCGATGGGGGCGGCGCTCGCCTTCGACGACGTGGTCTTCCGCTACCGCGAGGACGGTCCCGCTGTCCTGGACGGGGCCTCGTTCGAGGTGCCGTCCGGCGGGCTGACCGCGGTGGTCGGCCCTTCCGGCGCCGGCAAGAGCACCCTGTTCGCCCTCCTGGAGAGGTTCTACGACGCCGAGCACGGCAGCATCCGCGTCGACGGGCACGACGTGCGCGACTGGGACCCGGCGGAGCTGCGCCGGACCATCGGCTACGTGGAGCAGGACGCGCCCGCCCTCGCGGGCAGCCTGCGCGACAACCTCCTGTTCGCGGCCCCCGGCGCCACCGACGCCGACCTGGAACGAGTGCTCCACCAGGTCGGCCTGCGGCCGCTGGTCGACAACCTGCCCGAGGGCCTCGACACCCGCGTGGGCCATCGTGGGAGCGCGCTCTCGGGCGGCCAGCGGCAGCGGGTCGCGATCGCCCGCGCCCTGCTGCGCAGACCACGGCTGCTGTTGCTCGACGAAGCGACCTCCCAGCTCGACGCCCTGAGCGAGGCCGAGTTGAAGGACGTCGTGTCCCGGATCGCGCGGTCCACCACGGTGTTGGTGGTCGCACACCGGCTGTCCACCGTGGTCGGGGCGCGCCGCATACTCGTCATGGAGAACGGCCGCGTCCGGGCGGTCGGCTCGCACAGCGACCTCCTGCGCGATGACAGTCTGTACCGCCGCCTGGCGGCGACGCAGGGCCTCGCCCCGGAGACGGGCCATGTCCCCGCACTTGTGAGCCGCCCATCAGGAGATCGCCCGCACGAGCCGGCGTGA
- a CDS encoding ABC transporter ATP-binding protein — MRTTARPFRLPSRSFRQGECVINASSPSPPQAAAVELRGITKRFPGVVANHDIDITIHQGTVHALVGENGAGKSTLMKILYGMQKPDEGTITVGGDQVTFSSPADAIARGIGMVHQHFMLADNLTVLENVVLGGEKLYGIGAGARKKIQEISDAYGLGVRPDVLVEQLGVADRQRVEILKVLYRGARTLILDEPTAVLVPQEVDALFDNLRELKAEGLTVIFISHKLGEVLSVADEITVIRRGTTVGTADPRSTTTKQLAELMVGTELPSPETRESTVTDVPMLKVDDLRLTATDPDGVVREVLGGIGFTIHKGEVMGIAGVEGNGQTELIEALIGLRDPDGGVITLDGADISHASTRRRREGGIGYIPEDRHRHGLLLESPLWENRILGHVTEKPNSKNGLLDLKAARRDTERIVREYDVRTPGIEVTAASLSGGNQQKLIVGREMSHAPKLLIAAHPTRGVDVGAQAQIWDQIREARHEGLAVLLISADLDELIGLSDTLRVMYRGRLVADADPATITPEELGTAMTGAASGHLEHDENGESR; from the coding sequence ATGAGAACCACAGCCCGCCCCTTCCGCCTGCCCTCCCGCTCCTTCCGCCAAGGAGAGTGCGTCATCAACGCGTCCAGTCCGTCACCGCCGCAGGCTGCTGCCGTAGAACTGCGCGGCATCACCAAGCGCTTCCCCGGCGTCGTCGCCAACCACGACATCGACATCACGATCCATCAGGGCACCGTGCACGCCCTGGTCGGTGAGAACGGTGCCGGCAAGTCGACCCTGATGAAGATCCTCTACGGCATGCAGAAGCCGGACGAGGGCACCATCACCGTCGGCGGCGACCAGGTCACCTTCTCGAGCCCCGCCGACGCCATCGCCCGCGGCATCGGCATGGTGCACCAGCACTTCATGCTGGCCGACAACCTCACCGTCCTGGAGAACGTCGTTCTCGGCGGCGAGAAGCTGTACGGCATCGGTGCCGGGGCCCGGAAGAAGATCCAGGAGATCTCCGACGCGTACGGCCTCGGCGTGCGTCCCGACGTCCTCGTCGAGCAGCTCGGTGTCGCCGACCGCCAGCGGGTCGAGATCCTCAAGGTCCTTTACCGCGGCGCCCGCACGCTGATCCTCGACGAGCCGACCGCCGTGCTCGTCCCGCAGGAGGTCGACGCGCTCTTCGACAACCTTCGCGAGCTCAAGGCCGAGGGCCTGACCGTCATCTTCATCTCGCACAAGCTGGGCGAGGTGCTGTCGGTCGCCGACGAGATCACGGTCATCCGCCGCGGTACGACGGTGGGCACCGCCGACCCGCGGAGCACCACGACCAAGCAGCTCGCCGAGCTGATGGTCGGCACCGAGCTGCCGTCGCCGGAGACCCGCGAGTCGACGGTCACGGATGTGCCGATGCTGAAGGTCGACGACCTGAGGCTCACGGCCACCGACCCGGACGGCGTGGTCCGCGAGGTACTCGGCGGGATCGGCTTCACCATCCACAAGGGCGAAGTCATGGGCATCGCCGGTGTCGAGGGCAACGGCCAGACGGAGCTCATCGAGGCCCTGATCGGCTTGCGCGACCCCGACGGCGGTGTCATCACGCTCGACGGCGCCGACATCTCCCACGCCTCCACCCGCAGGCGCCGCGAGGGCGGCATCGGCTACATCCCGGAGGACCGGCACCGGCACGGGCTGCTGCTGGAGTCCCCGCTGTGGGAGAACCGCATTCTCGGCCATGTGACGGAGAAGCCCAACAGCAAGAACGGCCTGCTCGACCTCAAGGCCGCCCGCCGGGACACCGAGCGCATCGTGCGGGAGTACGACGTGCGCACGCCCGGCATCGAGGTCACCGCCGCGTCGCTGTCCGGCGGCAACCAGCAGAAGCTGATCGTCGGCCGCGAGATGAGCCACGCGCCCAAGCTGCTGATCGCCGCGCACCCCACCCGCGGTGTGGACGTCGGTGCGCAGGCGCAGATCTGGGACCAGATCCGCGAGGCGCGTCACGAGGGTCTGGCGGTGCTGCTGATCTCCGCCGACCTGGACGAACTCATCGGGCTCTCCGACACCCTGCGGGTGATGTACCGGGGCCGTCTGGTCGCCGACGCGGATCCCGCCACGATCACACCCGAGGAACTGGGCACTGCCATGACCGGTGCCGCGTCCGGCCACCTCGAGCACGACGAGAACGGTGAGAGCCGATGA
- a CDS encoding cytidine deaminase gives MTAGDGFDWDALRIRAREAMSHAYAPYSGFPVGVAALVDDGRTVTGCNVENASYGLGLCAECGLVSQLQATGGGRLTHFTCVDGRGELLVPCGRCRQLLYEFGGPGLLLDTPAGVLPLSEMLPQAFGPGHLD, from the coding sequence GTGACGGCCGGCGACGGCTTCGACTGGGACGCCCTGCGGATACGGGCGCGTGAGGCGATGTCGCACGCGTACGCCCCCTACTCGGGCTTCCCGGTCGGGGTCGCCGCGCTCGTCGACGACGGCCGCACGGTGACCGGCTGCAACGTGGAGAACGCGTCGTACGGGCTCGGACTGTGCGCCGAGTGCGGCCTCGTCTCGCAGCTGCAGGCCACCGGTGGCGGCCGGCTGACCCACTTCACCTGCGTCGACGGCCGGGGCGAACTGCTGGTCCCGTGCGGCCGCTGCCGGCAGCTGCTGTACGAGTTCGGCGGGCCCGGACTGCTGCTGGACACGCCGGCCGGGGTCCTGCCGCTCTCGGAGATGCTGCCGCAGGCCTTCGGGCCCGGCCACCTCGACTGA
- a CDS encoding BMP family lipoprotein, translating into MRRITRIATVGIASAALALSATACGSKSSSESSGSDDNGGKAAIAYDIGGRGDQSFNDAAFAGLERAEKELDIEGNDAEPSEGEGDPDKIQRLTALARAGNNPVIGVGFAYAPAIAEVAPKFPKTTFGLIDDTSKTGPNIANLVFNEEQGSYLAGVAAAKVTKTDTVGFIGGVETPLIKKFEAGFVQGVKDTKKGVNVKVQYLTQPPDFGGFSKPDLGKAAAQGQLDAGADVIYAAAGLAGSGSIEATAKAGKWAIGVDSDQYNQKGLAAYKDRILTSVTKNVSGAVFNLIKSVQDGKPQNGEIRYGLEDDGVALSTSNPAFTKMTDVIAAVDKAKADIIAGKIKVKTAP; encoded by the coding sequence GTGCGCCGGATCACCAGGATCGCCACCGTGGGCATCGCGTCCGCGGCTCTCGCACTGTCTGCCACCGCGTGTGGCAGCAAGTCGTCGTCCGAGTCGAGCGGCTCGGACGACAACGGCGGCAAGGCCGCCATCGCGTACGACATCGGTGGCCGCGGCGACCAGTCGTTCAACGACGCCGCCTTCGCGGGCCTGGAGAGGGCCGAGAAGGAACTCGACATCGAGGGCAACGACGCCGAGCCCAGCGAGGGTGAGGGCGACCCGGACAAGATCCAGCGCCTGACGGCGCTGGCGCGGGCCGGCAACAACCCCGTGATCGGTGTCGGTTTCGCCTACGCGCCCGCCATCGCCGAGGTCGCCCCGAAGTTCCCGAAGACGACCTTCGGTCTCATCGACGACACGTCGAAGACCGGCCCGAACATCGCCAACCTGGTGTTCAACGAGGAGCAGGGCTCCTACCTGGCCGGTGTCGCCGCCGCCAAGGTGACGAAGACCGACACGGTCGGCTTCATCGGCGGTGTGGAGACCCCGCTGATCAAGAAGTTCGAGGCGGGCTTCGTCCAGGGCGTCAAGGACACGAAGAAGGGCGTCAACGTCAAGGTCCAGTACCTGACGCAGCCGCCGGACTTCGGTGGCTTCTCGAAGCCGGACCTCGGCAAGGCCGCCGCGCAGGGCCAGCTCGACGCGGGCGCGGACGTGATCTACGCGGCCGCCGGCCTCGCGGGCTCCGGTTCGATCGAGGCGACCGCCAAGGCCGGCAAGTGGGCCATCGGCGTCGACTCGGACCAGTACAACCAGAAGGGTCTGGCCGCCTACAAGGACCGGATCCTGACCTCGGTCACCAAGAACGTCTCGGGTGCCGTGTTCAACCTGATCAAGTCGGTCCAGGACGGCAAGCCGCAGAACGGTGAGATCCGCTACGGCCTCGAGGACGACGGTGTCGCACTGTCCACGTCCAACCCGGCCTTCACCAAGATGACGGACGTCATCGCGGCGGTCGACAAGGCCAAGGCCGACATCATCGCCGGCAAGATCAAGGTCAAGACCGCTCCGTAA